A window of Mucilaginibacter sp. PAMC 26640 contains these coding sequences:
- a CDS encoding lysophospholipase, whose product MKNILINSRRKFLRTVSIGTVATLTLPQIVTAAVGHSAGKKVTLDDNDIILFQGDSITDWGRDKSKSKANDPGALGNGYVIHTAGALLTKYPHKNLQLFNKGISGNKVYQLAERWDTDCIALKPTLVSIHIGVNDFWHTLTGGYKGTIETYIADYKKLMERTKQALPGVKFVIGEPFAVKGVRAVDDKWYPGFDAYRQAAKNIATEYGAPFIPYQAIFDKALETAPGSYWTTDGVHPSIAGAKLMAEGWMQTVK is encoded by the coding sequence ATGAAGAATATTCTAATAAACTCCCGTCGTAAATTCCTTAGAACTGTAAGTATCGGTACCGTTGCTACCTTAACCTTGCCGCAAATAGTGACCGCAGCGGTTGGTCATTCGGCCGGTAAAAAAGTAACATTGGATGATAACGATATTATTTTATTTCAGGGGGATTCTATCACCGACTGGGGGCGTGATAAAAGCAAAAGCAAAGCAAATGATCCCGGTGCTTTGGGTAACGGCTATGTAATTCATACCGCGGGGGCACTGCTAACCAAGTATCCGCACAAAAATTTACAACTTTTTAATAAAGGCATCAGCGGCAATAAAGTATATCAACTGGCTGAACGCTGGGATACCGATTGTATTGCGCTTAAACCTACTCTGGTAAGCATCCACATTGGCGTAAACGATTTTTGGCATACGCTTACCGGTGGTTACAAAGGAACCATTGAAACCTATATAGCCGACTATAAAAAGCTTATGGAGCGCACCAAACAGGCCCTGCCAGGTGTTAAATTTGTAATCGGCGAACCGTTTGCCGTGAAAGGCGTACGCGCTGTTGACGATAAATGGTATCCCGGATTTGATGCCTACCGCCAGGCGGCAAAAAATATAGCCACTGAATACGGCGCACCGTTTATTCCCTACCAGGCCATTTTTGATAAGGCCCTTGAAACCGCTCCAGGCAGCTATTGGACAACAGACGGCGTGCACCCGAGCATTGCAGGTGCAAAATTGATGGCAGAAGGATGGATGCAAACGGTTAAGTAA
- a CDS encoding dihydroorotate dehydrogenase produces the protein MYQLLKPLLFKFDPENIHYAVTRNLKRFNKMPGGTALSKAIWSLDDLRLEKEVFGLKFKNPVGLAAGFDKNAELIAEMGNLGFGFVEIGTVTPLPQPGNDKPRMFRLPADEALINRMGFNNLGVDVAAKRIDAYRKSLKNGEEALIIGGNIGKNKVTPNEDAVSDYIKCFDRLFDVVDYFVVNVSSPNTPGLRELQEKGPLMNILNTLQQRNQKNGISRPILLKIAPDLTNEQLDDIADIVKQTGIAGLIATNTTISRDGLSSPHKNETGGLSGKPLTQRSTEVISYLHKVSDGAFPIIGVGGIHSAEDAVEKLQAGASLVQLYTGFIYEGPGLIKRILMRILSWEPIDRSQALSK, from the coding sequence ATGTATCAATTGCTTAAGCCCTTACTATTTAAGTTCGACCCGGAGAATATCCATTACGCGGTTACGCGTAATTTAAAACGCTTTAATAAAATGCCGGGTGGCACTGCGCTAAGCAAAGCTATCTGGAGCCTTGATGATTTGCGACTGGAAAAAGAAGTTTTTGGCTTAAAGTTTAAAAACCCGGTAGGCCTGGCCGCCGGCTTTGATAAAAACGCAGAGCTGATTGCCGAAATGGGCAACCTTGGTTTTGGTTTTGTAGAGATTGGCACAGTAACTCCATTGCCACAGCCAGGTAATGATAAACCGCGTATGTTTCGCTTACCGGCGGATGAGGCGCTGATTAACCGGATGGGTTTTAATAACCTTGGTGTAGATGTGGCCGCAAAACGTATAGATGCATACCGAAAATCACTAAAAAATGGTGAAGAAGCTTTGATAATTGGCGGTAATATTGGCAAAAACAAAGTCACTCCCAATGAGGATGCTGTAAGCGATTACATTAAATGCTTCGACCGGTTATTTGATGTGGTTGATTATTTTGTGGTAAACGTGAGTTCTCCCAATACCCCTGGACTTAGGGAATTGCAGGAAAAAGGGCCGCTGATGAATATTTTAAATACTTTACAACAACGCAATCAAAAAAACGGCATTAGCAGGCCTATCCTTTTGAAAATAGCCCCGGATCTTACGAACGAGCAGTTGGACGATATTGCCGATATTGTAAAGCAAACCGGGATAGCTGGTTTAATAGCGACTAATACCACTATCAGCAGAGATGGCCTTAGCTCCCCGCATAAGAATGAAACTGGCGGATTGAGTGGCAAGCCACTCACCCAAAGATCTACAGAAGTAATCAGTTATTTGCATAAAGTGTCAGATGGGGCATTCCCGATAATAGGAGTGGGGGGCATTCATTCAGCTGAAGATGCAGTAGAAAAATTGCAGGCGGGAGCGTCGCTGGTGCAGCTTTATACCGGTTTTATCTATGAGGGACCGGGATTAATAAAGAGAATCTTGATGAGGATTTTATCTTGGGAGCCAATAGATCGATCCCAAGCGTTATCGAAATAG
- a CDS encoding spore protein — MGVTRLKRKDRRNKTFSRLEVQFLKLATNIELGSRSAEKKDSQIAKNNAVLAIASAK; from the coding sequence ATGGGCGTTACTCGTTTAAAAAGAAAAGATAGAAGAAACAAAACTTTCTCTCGTTTAGAAGTACAATTTTTGAAATTAGCTACTAACATTGAATTAGGCAGCCGTTCTGCAGAGAAAAAAGATAGCCAGATAGCAAAAAACAATGCTGTATTAGCTATCGCGTCAGCGAAATAA
- a CDS encoding RNA methyltransferase, with the protein MLSKSQISLLTSLQHKKFRRENGLFLVEGYKSIIEFLDSPYLIHTIYHTPDIASKLLNLSRKINFQEISLSELQKVSTLKNPADAIAAVNIPQWAGLSDKDLKNKFTLVLDGVQDPGNMGTIIRTADWFGITNIICSEDTVDVYNPKVVQATMGSLARMNINYTDLREVLKSVNLPVYGALLNGKSIYETNFGAEGVLVMGNEGNGIRPEIEQLITNAITIPRIGGAESLNVAIATAIFCSEIAGKSSK; encoded by the coding sequence ATGCTTTCAAAATCTCAGATCAGTTTACTAACGTCCTTACAACATAAAAAGTTTCGCCGGGAAAATGGATTGTTTTTGGTTGAAGGCTACAAATCAATTATAGAATTTCTTGACTCTCCTTACCTTATCCACACCATTTATCATACGCCGGATATCGCCTCAAAATTGCTTAATTTATCCCGAAAAATAAATTTTCAGGAAATTTCATTAAGCGAGCTGCAAAAAGTAAGCACCCTGAAAAATCCGGCCGACGCAATTGCTGCCGTTAATATACCGCAATGGGCCGGTTTAAGTGATAAGGATCTGAAAAATAAGTTCACTTTGGTACTGGATGGCGTACAGGATCCAGGCAATATGGGGACCATTATCCGCACCGCCGACTGGTTTGGCATCACCAATATCATCTGCAGCGAAGATACAGTGGATGTTTACAACCCAAAAGTTGTGCAAGCCACTATGGGCAGCCTGGCGCGAATGAATATCAACTACACCGATTTGCGGGAAGTGCTGAAATCGGTCAACCTGCCGGTGTATGGTGCGCTGCTGAATGGGAAAAGCATTTACGAAACGAATTTTGGTGCTGAAGGCGTGTTAGTTATGGGTAATGAAGGCAACGGCATCCGCCCCGAAATTGAGCAGCTGATTACGAATGCCATTACCATACCGCGCATTGGCGGGGCCGAATCTTTAAATGTTGCCATAGCAACAGCGATATTTTGTTCAGAAATTGCAGGAAAATCCTCTAAATAA
- a CDS encoding TspO protein, producing MPTNQDHKKLQPVPLSISVAITLAIGVIASLFTRPEIKTWYITLQKPSFTPPNWLFPVAWTTLYILIAIAAYLVWKHRDQSGVYKTTVGIYVLQLALNFSWSIVFFGMHQILGGLIIIILLLVFIILNIAWFSRFNKLAAWLLVPYLIWVSYASLLNFSIYMLNK from the coding sequence ATGCCAACTAACCAAGACCATAAAAAACTTCAACCTGTTCCACTTAGCATTAGTGTGGCCATAACGCTGGCTATCGGGGTAATTGCTTCCCTATTCACCCGCCCGGAGATCAAAACTTGGTATATCACCCTTCAAAAACCATCCTTCACTCCGCCTAACTGGCTGTTTCCGGTGGCGTGGACTACTCTTTACATCCTCATTGCTATTGCTGCTTACCTGGTTTGGAAGCACCGCGACCAGTCAGGTGTTTATAAAACAACGGTGGGCATTTATGTACTGCAGTTAGCGCTTAATTTTTCCTGGTCGATAGTGTTTTTTGGCATGCACCAGATTCTTGGAGGCCTCATCATCATCATTTTGCTGTTGGTATTTATTATCCTGAACATTGCCTGGTTTAGCCGCTTTAACAAGCTGGCCGCTTGGCTGCTGGTACCCTACCTCATATGGGTGAGCTATGCGTCACTGCTCAACTTCAGTATTTATATGCTTAACAAGTGA
- a CDS encoding 4-hydroxyphenylpyruvate dioxygenase, with protein MQTLTLDKKPTTTDFLPLNGTDYVEFYVGNAKQAAHYYKTAFGFQDLAYAGPETGIRDKASYVLQQGKIRLVLTTPLHSDHPIAEHIKKHGDGVKMLALWVDDAYDAFKQTVARGAEPYQQPQTITDEFGEVRTSGIKLYGETVHLFVERKNYHGAFLPGYKAKQTTYQPPVAGLLYVDHCVGNVGWHKMDQWVNFYEDIMGFRNILTFDDKMISTEYSALMSKVMSNGNGYVKFPINEPAEGKKKSQIEEYLEYYEGEGVQHMALATGDIVKTVTDLQSRGVEFLTVPTTYYDELTDRVGHIDEDLEPLKQLGILVDRDDEGYLLQIFTKPVEDRPTLFFEIIQRKGAKSFGAGNFKALFEAIEREQELRGNL; from the coding sequence ATGCAAACATTAACATTAGATAAAAAACCAACTACAACAGATTTCTTACCCTTAAACGGCACAGATTATGTTGAATTTTATGTAGGTAATGCCAAGCAGGCTGCCCACTATTATAAAACCGCTTTCGGCTTTCAGGATCTGGCGTACGCCGGTCCGGAAACAGGCATTCGCGACAAGGCTTCTTACGTGCTGCAGCAGGGCAAGATCCGCTTAGTATTAACCACGCCGCTGCATTCAGACCATCCAATTGCAGAGCATATTAAAAAGCATGGCGACGGTGTAAAGATGCTTGCGCTTTGGGTGGATGATGCTTATGATGCTTTTAAACAAACGGTAGCCCGCGGTGCCGAGCCTTATCAGCAACCGCAAACCATTACCGACGAATTTGGAGAGGTGCGCACCAGCGGCATTAAGTTATACGGGGAAACCGTACATTTATTTGTGGAACGTAAGAATTACCACGGCGCTTTTTTACCCGGCTATAAAGCTAAGCAAACTACCTATCAGCCACCCGTTGCTGGGCTGCTTTATGTGGACCATTGCGTGGGTAATGTAGGCTGGCATAAAATGGACCAATGGGTGAATTTTTACGAGGATATTATGGGCTTCCGCAACATCCTTACATTTGATGACAAGATGATCTCTACCGAATACTCTGCTTTGATGAGTAAGGTGATGAGTAACGGAAACGGCTATGTGAAGTTCCCGATAAACGAGCCGGCAGAGGGCAAAAAGAAAAGCCAGATAGAAGAATACCTGGAGTATTATGAAGGCGAAGGCGTGCAGCATATGGCACTGGCAACCGGCGATATCGTCAAAACCGTTACCGATCTTCAAAGCCGGGGCGTAGAGTTTCTCACCGTACCCACCACTTATTATGATGAACTTACCGACCGTGTAGGCCACATAGACGAAGACCTGGAGCCGTTAAAACAGTTAGGCATCCTGGTAGATCGTGACGACGAAGGTTACCTCCTCCAGATCTTTACTAAACCAGTGGAAGACAGGCCTACGCTGTTCTTCGAGATCATCCAGCGTAAAGGAGCAAAATCATTTGGCGCCGGTAATTTTAAAGCCCTTTTTGAAGCGATTGAAAGGGAACAAGAGTTACGGGGAAATCTATAA
- a CDS encoding homogentisate 1,2-dioxygenase: MPIYHTLGSIPPKRHTQFRKPDGSLYAEELVSTEGFSSLYSLVYHAYPPTIVKALGEPYAVEPKIAREKHLKHTSLIGFNIEPVDDYLESRKPVLVNSDLHISLAAPRQSMTNYFYKNSQADEVIFIHVGTGTLKTGFGNIKFAYGDYLVIPRGTIYQLEFDTTDNRLFIVESFSPIRSPKRYRNAYGQLMEHSPYCERDIRKPSDLKTYDEKGDFKILIKKQGLIYPYTYGTHPFDFIGWDGFHYPWAMSIHDFEPITGRLHQPPPVHQTFEGNNFVICSFVPRKFDYHPLSIPAPYNHSNIDSDEVLYYVDGDFMSRKSVVKGQITLHPGGIPHGPAPGSVEKSIGKEFTDELAVMIDPFRPLMLTEDAVKIEDENYYKSWVM, encoded by the coding sequence ATGCCTATTTACCATACTTTGGGAAGTATTCCGCCTAAGCGGCATACCCAATTTCGTAAGCCGGATGGCAGCCTTTATGCAGAAGAGCTGGTTTCCACAGAAGGTTTTTCAAGCTTATACTCGCTGGTTTATCACGCTTACCCGCCTACCATAGTAAAAGCGCTGGGCGAGCCATATGCTGTTGAGCCCAAAATTGCCCGGGAAAAGCATTTGAAGCATACCAGCCTCATTGGTTTTAACATTGAGCCGGTTGATGATTACCTGGAAAGCCGCAAACCAGTACTCGTTAACAGCGATCTGCATATATCCCTTGCGGCGCCGCGCCAAAGCATGACCAACTATTTTTACAAGAATAGCCAGGCCGATGAGGTGATTTTTATCCACGTAGGCACCGGTACATTAAAAACCGGCTTCGGCAACATCAAGTTTGCCTATGGCGATTACCTGGTGATACCACGGGGAACTATTTACCAACTGGAATTTGATACAACCGACAACCGCCTGTTTATAGTAGAAAGCTTTAGCCCTATCCGTTCGCCCAAACGCTACCGAAATGCCTACGGGCAGTTGATGGAGCATTCGCCGTATTGTGAACGGGATATCCGCAAACCTTCAGATTTAAAAACATACGACGAAAAAGGCGACTTTAAGATCCTCATTAAAAAGCAGGGACTTATTTATCCCTACACTTACGGTACCCATCCATTCGATTTTATTGGCTGGGACGGTTTCCATTATCCATGGGCCATGTCTATCCATGATTTTGAACCGATAACCGGGCGGTTGCATCAGCCCCCGCCGGTGCACCAGACTTTTGAGGGCAACAACTTTGTGATCTGCTCTTTTGTGCCCAGAAAATTTGACTACCACCCGCTATCTATCCCCGCTCCATACAACCATAGCAATATAGATAGCGACGAGGTATTGTACTATGTAGATGGCGATTTTATGAGCCGAAAAAGCGTGGTAAAAGGGCAGATTACCCTGCACCCCGGCGGCATTCCCCATGGCCCGGCACCGGGTTCGGTAGAGAAATCCATCGGCAAGGAGTTTACAGATGAACTGGCCGTAATGATAGACCCCTTCCGCCCGCTGATGCTGACGGAGGATGCAGTAAAGATAGAGGACGAAAATTATTATAAAAGCTGGGTGATGTGA
- a CDS encoding fumarylacetoacetate hydrolase produces the protein MKLVSYKTEDREHLGFYIKGHIYNLNSCDKLLPDNMNEFLWGGEELMARAKKANENILSGRLEGKEELFYELLAPVPHPTSCRDGYAFRQHVAAARRNRKVDMIAEFDQYPIFYFTNHNAIQGPGEIECMPDHFQKLDFELEVAVVLNKKGRNIKAADADSYIAGYMIMNDMSARTLQMEEMLLNLGPAKGKDFSTVIGPWLVTPDELEPYKTTAKDGHTGNAYNLQMKCVVNGKEVSNGNMADMDWTFAEIIERCAYGCDVLPGDVIGSGTVGTGCFLELNGTGLLNDANYQPQWLQPNDLVEMEITGLGMLANIIKKSDDAFSILGLKK, from the coding sequence ATGAAACTTGTATCCTACAAAACCGAAGACCGCGAGCATTTGGGTTTTTACATCAAAGGCCACATTTACAATCTAAATTCCTGCGATAAGCTGCTCCCCGACAATATGAATGAATTCTTATGGGGTGGCGAGGAGCTGATGGCGCGTGCCAAAAAAGCAAATGAGAACATACTGTCGGGTAGGCTGGAAGGTAAAGAAGAATTGTTTTATGAGTTGCTGGCGCCAGTGCCGCACCCAACGTCGTGCCGCGATGGGTACGCATTCAGGCAGCATGTAGCTGCCGCCCGCCGTAACCGAAAGGTGGACATGATTGCAGAATTTGACCAGTATCCAATCTTTTACTTTACCAACCACAACGCCATACAAGGCCCGGGCGAAATAGAATGTATGCCCGATCATTTTCAGAAATTGGATTTTGAATTGGAGGTTGCCGTGGTATTGAATAAAAAAGGTCGCAACATTAAGGCCGCGGACGCTGATAGTTACATTGCCGGCTACATGATCATGAATGATATGAGCGCCCGTACTTTGCAAATGGAAGAGATGCTGCTGAATCTGGGCCCGGCAAAGGGAAAAGATTTCTCTACCGTGATAGGCCCCTGGCTGGTTACGCCTGACGAGCTGGAGCCATATAAAACAACTGCTAAAGACGGCCACACCGGTAATGCCTACAACCTGCAAATGAAATGCGTGGTAAACGGCAAGGAGGTAAGCAACGGCAATATGGCGGATATGGACTGGACTTTCGCCGAGATCATCGAGCGTTGCGCCTACGGCTGCGACGTGTTGCCGGGAGATGTGATAGGATCAGGCACGGTGGGTACAGGCTGCTTTTTAGAACTGAACGGCACGGGCTTACTGAATGATGCCAATTACCAGCCCCAATGGCTGCAACCGAATGATTTGGTGGAAATGGAAATAACCGGACTGGGCATGCTGGCAAACATTATAAAGAAATCAGACGATGCATTCTCGATATTGGGATTGAAGAAATAA
- a CDS encoding flavin reductase, translating into MLTLKTTDLSPLELQNYLHYAVAPRPICLASTVDAEGNVNLSPFSFFNMFSTNPPICVFSPARRVRDNTTKHTLENIKKLPECVINIVNYDIVQQVSLSSVEYPAGVNEFIKSGLTALPSQLVKPPRVAESPVQFECIINEVTSLGSGPGAGNLVIAEIKLIHISEAVLDASGKIDQGKIDLVARLGGDWYCRVTADNLFKVAKPVRTVGIGVDAIPYAIRNSKVLTGNNLGQLGNIEALPADEAIDAYAQTAEMKDLFDSTIGDSQTRDLQLHLKAKHLLDVGLVLDAWKVLLATF; encoded by the coding sequence ATGCTAACCCTAAAAACCACCGATCTTTCTCCCTTGGAGTTGCAGAATTACTTGCACTACGCTGTTGCCCCCAGGCCAATTTGCCTGGCTTCTACCGTGGATGCGGAGGGAAATGTTAACCTCAGTCCTTTTAGTTTTTTTAACATGTTTAGTACCAATCCGCCTATCTGCGTTTTTTCGCCGGCCAGGCGGGTGCGGGACAATACCACCAAGCATACGCTGGAAAATATTAAAAAGTTACCGGAGTGTGTGATCAATATTGTTAATTACGATATCGTACAACAGGTCTCGCTTTCCAGCGTAGAATACCCGGCAGGAGTGAATGAATTTATTAAATCGGGATTAACGGCATTGCCTTCGCAACTGGTTAAACCGCCGCGTGTTGCGGAGTCGCCGGTGCAGTTTGAGTGCATAATAAATGAAGTGACTAGTCTGGGGAGCGGACCTGGTGCGGGGAATTTGGTGATTGCAGAGATCAAGCTGATCCATATCAGTGAAGCAGTGCTGGATGCTTCCGGTAAAATAGATCAGGGTAAGATCGACCTTGTGGCTCGACTTGGGGGCGACTGGTATTGCCGGGTCACTGCCGACAACCTGTTTAAAGTAGCCAAGCCAGTGCGTACGGTAGGTATAGGTGTAGATGCTATTCCGTATGCCATCCGCAATTCAAAAGTGCTTACTGGAAATAACCTGGGCCAGTTGGGGAATATAGAAGCGTTGCCAGCTGATGAAGCAATTGACGCTTATGCCCAAACTGCCGAGATGAAAGATTTATTCGACTCTACCATCGGCGATAGCCAAACCCGCGATCTGCAATTACACCTGAAAGCTAAGCATTTGCTGGATGTGGGACTGGTACTGGATGCCTGGAAGGTATTACTGGCTACCTTTTAA
- a CDS encoding DNA-binding response regulator — MIRALIIDDEPLARMVVLEYIQQFKEIEVMQECGDGFEGLKAIQQHQPDLIFLDVQMPKINGFEMLELVENPPSVIFATAFDEYAIKAFEAHAMDYLLKPFSKERFNKSIDKFLSQAPAAPNAPKPTETLLETAAQSPAQNERIVVKTGTKVKIISVQDVEYLQADDDYVSVITAEGAFLKNKTMAFFEKTLDPRYFVRVHRSYIIAIQQITRLDPYEKDSHLAILKSGAKIPVSKTGYVKLKQVLGI; from the coding sequence ATGATCCGCGCTTTAATTATCGACGACGAGCCACTGGCGCGTATGGTTGTTTTAGAATACATACAGCAGTTTAAAGAGATAGAAGTGATGCAGGAATGCGGCGATGGCTTTGAAGGGCTTAAAGCGATTCAGCAGCACCAGCCCGACCTGATCTTTTTAGATGTACAAATGCCCAAGATCAATGGCTTTGAAATGCTGGAACTGGTGGAAAATCCGCCATCAGTAATTTTTGCGACAGCTTTTGACGAATATGCCATTAAAGCATTTGAAGCACACGCGATGGATTATCTGTTGAAGCCTTTCAGTAAAGAACGCTTTAATAAATCAATAGACAAGTTCCTTTCGCAAGCCCCGGCAGCACCGAACGCGCCTAAGCCCACCGAAACACTATTGGAAACCGCAGCACAATCTCCCGCGCAGAATGAGCGGATTGTGGTGAAAACCGGCACGAAGGTGAAGATCATCTCGGTACAGGATGTAGAATACCTGCAAGCCGATGATGATTACGTAAGTGTTATTACTGCCGAAGGTGCCTTCCTCAAAAATAAAACAATGGCCTTTTTTGAGAAAACACTCGATCCACGCTACTTTGTGCGGGTACACCGGTCATACATTATTGCCATTCAGCAGATCACCCGCCTGGATCCCTATGAGAAAGACAGCCACCTTGCTATTTTGAAATCAGGCGCCAAGATCCCGGTGAGTAAAACGGGCTACGTGAAATTGAAGCAGGTGCTGGGGATATAA
- a CDS encoding histidine kinase, whose translation MCGLVWAALQAYILHSFGFLWMVAVADSALSAILLSLACWLINNNLRYYQPDKGSYIYLLAWCAALAGGCASSCRYLMPFFGFGDAYQNFLKQSFIIRLFTDFLAIGWMAMISALFYSQLDHKKTEQRKTEAEKLARDAELYNLRQQLQPHFLFNSLNSINALIGFKPDEARKMIHQLSDFLRGTLKKDDNQLVPLNDELAHLNLYLEIEKVRFGHRLQTEISCDGNCGEATLPSMLLQPLVENAIKFGLYDTVGEVTVSIRAEIEEQYLIIMIQNPYDPQTSRPKKGTGFGLRGVQRRLYLIFARNDLMETHANDNIFTTIIKIPQL comes from the coding sequence ATCTGTGGGTTGGTTTGGGCAGCCCTGCAGGCCTATATCCTGCATAGTTTTGGCTTTTTGTGGATGGTTGCCGTAGCAGACAGCGCCCTGAGCGCTATTCTTCTTTCGCTGGCCTGCTGGCTGATCAACAACAACCTACGCTACTACCAGCCCGATAAAGGAAGTTATATTTACCTGCTGGCCTGGTGTGCCGCGCTGGCCGGGGGGTGCGCCTCGTCGTGCAGATACCTGATGCCGTTTTTTGGATTTGGCGATGCATATCAGAATTTCTTAAAACAATCCTTCATTATTCGCCTGTTTACCGACTTTTTGGCAATCGGATGGATGGCCATGATCAGTGCCTTGTTTTACTCGCAGCTGGACCATAAAAAAACCGAGCAACGTAAAACTGAAGCGGAGAAATTGGCCCGTGATGCCGAATTGTATAACCTGCGCCAGCAATTGCAACCTCACTTTTTATTCAACAGCCTCAACTCCATCAACGCCCTGATAGGCTTTAAGCCCGATGAGGCACGAAAGATGATCCACCAGCTTTCTGACTTTTTACGCGGCACCCTTAAAAAGGACGATAATCAACTGGTACCGCTGAATGATGAACTGGCGCATTTGAACCTCTATCTCGAAATTGAAAAGGTACGCTTCGGGCACCGCCTGCAAACCGAGATCAGCTGTGATGGTAATTGCGGCGAGGCTACCCTTCCCTCAATGCTTTTGCAACCCCTTGTAGAGAACGCCATTAAATTTGGCTTATATGATACCGTGGGTGAAGTTACGGTGAGCATCCGGGCCGAAATTGAAGAGCAATACCTCATTATTATGATCCAGAATCCATACGATCCGCAAACTTCCAGGCCAAAAAAAGGTACCGGCTTTGGTTTGAGAGGTGTACAACGAAGATTATATTTGATATTTGCCCGTAATGATTTGATGGAAACCCACGCAAATGATAATATATTTACAACCATTATAAAAATTCCGCAGTTATGA